DNA from Arthrobacter sp. PvP023:
CGCCGCCCTGCTCCTGTACACGGTGGAGGACATGTCCGACTGGAAATACCAGGGCATCTGGCTGACCTCGGAAAATCCGGTGGCCTCTGAGTTCACGCCGGCCGAGATCTGGGAATGCCCACAGCTGGTGCGGGTGCCGGAGGCTCCCGCTGCCGGCGGTTCCGCCGGGGATTCGTCCGGGGATTCCGGGACTTGGCTGATGATGTTCTCGCTCTGGCTCTCCGGGGACGCGCACGAGCACGCCAACGGCGTGGGCCATCTGATCGGTTCGCTGACCGAGGACCCCGAAACCGGGCTGCCGGTCTTCACACCTCGCGGCGGCGGCAGGTCCGATCATGGACGCGACTTCTACGCTCCGCAGGTGGTGGCCTTGGAGGACCGCGCCCTGCTGTGGGGCTGGGCCAACGAGGGCCCGGGCCGGGACGGACGCCGCGGCCGCAGCCAGGACGAGATCGACGCCGTCGGCTGGGCAGGGGTCCTGACTTACCCGCGTGAGCTGTCGGTGGTCGACGGCGCGCTGGTGGTGCGCCCCGCCCACGAAATCGATGCCTACCGTGGAATGCCAGTGGCCAGCCGGGCCGGAGGAACCGTCCAGCTGCCGCCGTTCGCCGAGGCCCTGGTGACCGCGGGCGGCGCGACTGATGCTGGCGGCGGGACCGGCGCTGGCAGCGGGGACACCGCCGTCGAACTCCTGCTCGTGGGGGACGGCAGCCGGCAGACCGTGTTCAGCGGAACGGTGAAGCCGGGGGAGGAACTGCGCGTGTTCGTCGATGCCTCACTGGTGGAGGTGTACAGAAGCGGCTCCGTGGCTACAACGCTGCGCGCCTACCCGGCCGCCGGTGAAGAGTGGCAGCTGCTGCTTCCCGCCGGTGCGACGGCCGACGTCTGGGAACTGAGCCAGCCCTCCTAGGGCCGGTGGGCGTCCGGCCGGGTTAGCGCCCGGCCGGGACGGGGCCGGTGGAATCCCGGACCACCAGCCGGCACGGCACCATCGTCAACGCGCTGGGGGCGGCTCCGGTGCCAACCGCGGTACGGGAGCTGGCGGCGGTAGCCCGGCCGCCGTCGTCGTGCTTTCCATTCGGTGCCGACCCCACCTCGGCGAGCAGCGCCGTCATGGCGGCCGCGCCCATCTCCCGGAGGGGAAGGGCCATGGTGCTGAGCGCGGGGACCATGTTCCTGGCGATGCGGAATTCGTCGTCATAGCCCATGACCGACACGTCCTGCGGAATGCTCAGCCCCAACCGGTAGCAGGCCAGTACGACGCCGATGGCCAAGCGGTCGTTGGCGCACAGGATCGCGGTGGGACGGACGGCCGGCTCCACGCCGTCGAGGAGCTTCATGGCGCCGTGGAAACCGGCGTCGATATCCCACCCCACCTGGAGGACGCGGTCCTCATTGACAAGCATGTCCGCACCGGCAAATGCTTCGCGGTAGCCCTCGATCCGGCGGGGCGCCGCAGGGGTGAGGGAGTCGCCGGCGAGGAAGGCGATGTCCCGGTGTCCCAGCGACATCACGTGCTCGGCGGCTTCGCGCCCGCCGCGGACCTCATCAGGGATGACGGCGGGAACACCGGCCTCGGGGCGGTCATCAAAGCAGTTGGCCAGAATAGACGGCACCTGCAGCATGTTGAGCGGGACGTGCAGGGGACGCAGGCCTACGGTGACGTACATCAGCCCGTCCACCTGGCGGTCCAGAAGAGTGGCCACGGCGCCCTCGTCCCGGGTCTCGTCCGATTCTGTATCCATCACCACAGTCACAAAGCCCTGGGACCGGGCCACGGCATCCGCACCGGCGATGATGTTGCCGTCGAACGGGCTGGTGACCACCTCATCCGAGACGATCCCGATGACCCGCGACTGCTGGTTGCGCAGGCTCAGGGCGATGGCGTTTGGCGTGTAGTTCAGCGCCGCAGCGGCTTCCCGGATGCGCTGCTGGCTTTCGAGGGCCACGTTGCCGTCGCCCCGCCCGTTGAGAACTAGCGACACTGCGCTGCGCGAGACCCCCGCCAGCTTGGCGACGTCCAGTGCGGTGGCCTTGCGGTTCATGGGCTGATCCTCCGGATGGGTAATCACTGCTTTGCTGCAGTTTACCTAACTCGTGTGAGCCCTGCTCTGCTTGGGGGACGCTCTCTCACTTTTGGTGGGGTTTTGGGAGACGCTCTCTCACTTGTTTCGGGGTTTTCCGGGACGCTCTCTCACTGCGTCGAAGAAAGTGAGAGAGCGTTGGGGGTGAAGCGGCAGGATGTGAGAGAGCGTTGGGGGTGAAGCGGCAGGATGTGAGAGAGCGTTGGGGGTGAAGCGGCAGGATGTGAGAGAGCATTGGGGTTGGTGGGAGACTTGATTGGTGACTTCTGAGAACCCGCTGGACCCGAACAACGCCTATGCTGCCGCCGATGATGCCCCGCTCTCCGAAGGCGACCCCACGGGTGCCCTGGCCGACTCAGGATCCGACACCCTGACTGCAATCGAGGCCGCCCGGGTCGCCGTCAAAACCCTGCTCGACGGCGGCGTCCGGTACGTCGTGGTTTCCCCCGGTTCGCGTTCCGCGCCCATGGCCTACGCGCTCGCCGAAGCCGACGCCGCCGGACGCCTGGAACTCCTGGTGCGGATCGACGAGCGCTCGGCCGGGTTCACTGCCCTGGGCCTTGCCCTGTCAACGGGGGCGCCGGTGGCCGTGCTCACCACGTCCGGCACCGCCGTCGGGAACCTCATGCCGGCCGTGATGGAAGCCAACCACGCCGCCGTCCCGCTTATGGTGCTCTCCGCCGACCGGCCCGACGAACTGCGGGGGACCGGCGCCAACCAGACCACGGACCAACTGGACCTCTTCGGCGAGCACGTCCGGTTCGCCGTCGACGTCCCCGCCGGCACAGACCCGCAGCGCGCCGTGGAAACCGCCCTCAGCGCGGCCACGGGAGTCTTCGAGGACACCCCGCCCGGGCCGGTGCAGCTCAACCTGGCCTTCCGCGATCCGCTGGTCCCTGCCGCCGGCGACCACCTGCCCGAAGCAGCGGGCCCCGGAATCTGGCAGATCGGCCGCGGACCGGAGCCGCTCACCCTCACGCCCGCACCGGCCACGCTGGCGGAACGGCGCACTGTGGTGCTGGCAGGGCACGACGCCGGCCCGGTCGCCGAGGCCTTCGCCCGCGCCCACGGGCTGCCGCTACTGGCCGAACCATCCTCCAACGCGCGCTTCGGGCCCAATGCCGTGGGTCCCTACCGGCTGCTGCTGGAGCATTTCGGCCCGGATTCCGCCCAGCCGATCGAGCGCGTGGTCCTGTTCGGCCGGCCAACCCTGTCGAGGCCCGTGGCGCAGCTGCTGGCGCGCGCCGACGTCCCCTCGGCCCTCTACCAGCCGCTTCCGGTGGCCTGGTACGAGCCGGGCCGCAGGACCGAGCTTCCGCTGGACAACCTCAGCGATCTCGCCGACTTCTCGGGCCGGGGCCCCTCGGAGTGGCTGGATGCCTGGCTGCTGGCCGGCGCCGCAGCCCAGCATGCCCTCGACCAGGTGCTGTCCGAGGTACCGGCCGCGACCGGACCGACAGTCGGCGCACTGGTGTGGCAGCACGCGCGCGGGCAGCTGATGCTGGGGTCCTCCAACGGCATCCGCGACGTGGACCTCGCCGGCCAGCCCACACCCGAACCGCAGGCCACCGTCTTCGCCAACCGCGGCCTGGCCGGGATCGACGGCACCATCTCCACCGCCACGGGCATCGCCTGGGGCGGCCGGCAGGAAACCACGCTGCTGCTCGGCGACGTCACGTTCCTGCACGACGCCGGCGGCCTCCTCCTGGGCTTCGCCGAGAACGACCCGCTGCTGCGCATCGTCGTCCTGAACGACGCCGGGGGCGCCATCTTCAACCTCCTGGAGCACGGCGCCGTGCAGGAGTCCGGAACCTACGGGAACGCCGTCGAGCGCCTCTTCGGTACCCCGCACAAAGTGGACATTTCGTCGCTCGCCGCAGCATACGGCGTCGAACATTGCGCGGTAAGTACGACGGCGGAACTCGCCAAGGCGCTCGCCGCACCGCCGCAGGGACGCAGCATCATTGAGGTCCGCACGGACCGGGCGGGCCTTCGGGAGCTGCACGGCCGCATCAAGGAAGCAGTGGCGGAAGCCGCGCGGGGCGTGCTGGCAGGCTGACCCCGACGCGCACACTGCCTGGCGACGCGCACATGCCCTGGCGCACCCGGAATTCCTGGTGCGCCAGGGCATTTGCGTAGCGCAGGGGCACTTACGCGTCGAAAATGGGCGCCTTATCCACATGCAGGCGTCCGCAGCTGTCACCCGGGCCGCGCCGTTGGCATCTTGAACGTATGAACGATCTCCCGCCGCTGCTTCTCGCCCGCGACCGCCTCCTGCACGGACTGACAGCGAAGGACCTGGCTCGGCGTGCAGCGTCGGGTGCGCTCGTGAGAATCCGGCACGGGGTGTACGTAGACGGGCCGGCCTGGCGTGAACTCGTGCCCTGGGAACAGTACCGGCTCCGTGTCCAGGCTGCTGCGGAAACGCACCACAGCCCCACCGTTTTTGCCCGGCACTCCGCGGCAAGCGTGTGGAAGATTCCCACGATGGGCGTGCGCCATCCCGTTCAGGCACTGACGCTGAAGAACGACGGCGGCCGGTCCCGCGCCGGTGTCCGCCGCTACTTCGCTGATCCGTCAGGCCTGACAGTTGTCCGGCGGGAGGGCCTGCTGGTCACGGACCGCATCCGGACCGTTCTGGACCTTGCCGCGTTCACGCCGTTCACCGAGGCTGCCGTGCCCTTGGACCATGTGCTCAAGCCGGACCGCACTGGCGGGTTGCGGGCCCTGACCTTGGATAACCTGACGGCCGGCATCGGGTCGAATTACACAGGCGCAGCGCAAAGGAGGATCCGCACGGCGCTGTCGTTCGCGGATCCTCTTTCCGGGTCGGCGGGGGAGTCCTACAGCCGCTCGCTGATGCACGTGGCCGGCCTCGAACCACCGGTCCTGCAGCAGGCGGTCTACGACTCCGACGGCCTGGTGGGCTACGCAGATTTCTATTGGAAGCAGGCAAAGGTGGTCGGAGAGTTCGACGGCGTGGCCAAGTACGTCAAACCGGAGTTCCTGATGGGCCGGACGGCGTCCCAGGCGGTGGTGGACGAAAAGGGGCGTGAGAACCGTATCCGCGCCGCCGGCTTCAAGGTGGTGCGGTGGGACTGGGCCGACCTGATGGAACCCGGCAGGCTGGAACGCATGTTGGCAGCGGGTGGCGTGCCCCGCCGTCGTGCCCGTTCAGCCGACTTCGACGCGCGAAATGCCCCATGACGCGCAAATGCCCTGGCGCACCCGGAAATCCAGGTGCGCCAGGGCATTTGCGTAGCGCCGGGGCACGTACGCCTCGAAAACAGGAGCCTAACCCGAGATGTCGATGTGCGTCGGGTCCAGGACGCGCTTGAGGAATTCCTTGGTGCGGGACTGCGTGGGGGCGCTGATGACCTGCTCGGCTATGCCTTCCTCGACCACAACGCCGCCGTCCATGAAGACCACGCGGTCGGCCACTTCGCGGGCGAAGCCCATCTCATGGGTCACCACCAGCATGGTCATGCCCTCCTTGGCCAGGTTCCGCATGACCGACAGGACGTCGCCCACCGTCTCCGGGTCGAGGGCCGACGTGGGCTCGTCGAACAGCATGAGCTCGGGGTCCATGCTCAGCGCGCGGGCGATGGCAACGCGCTGCTGCTGGCCGCCGGAGAGCTGGTCCGGGAAGCGGTCGGCCAGGTGGCCAAGGCCCACGCGGTCCAGGTTGGCCTGCGCCACCTTGTCCGCCTCGGCCTGCCCGCGCTTGAGCACCTTGGTCTGAGCGATGGTGCAGTTCTGCCGGGCGTTCAAGTGCGGGAACAGGTTGAACTGCTGGAACACCATGCCCACCTTGCGGCGCATCTTGTCGATGTCCACGTCCGGGTCGGTGGCCTCGAAGCCGCCCACGTGGATGGTGCCCTCGTTGGGCTGCTCGAGCAGGTTCACGCACCGCAGCAGGGTGGACTTGCCGGAGCCGGACGGGCCGATCAGGCAGACAACCTCGCCGGGGGCAACGTCCAGGCTGATGCCCTTGAGGACTTCGTTGGAGCCGTAAGACTTGCGGAGGTCCTTCAGGGAAACTCCGGCTGCATGGACGGATCCACTGGTACCGGCGCTGCCGGAGGAGTGTACGACGTCGTTCATGACTATCCTGCCTATCGCTTCGTCCGCGCGGAGCGGCTTTCGAACTTCCGGGCCAAAAGGCTCAGCGGGATGGTGATCACCAGGTAGAAGGCACCGGCCACGAGGAGCGGGGTGAGCCCTGCGCCCAGGCTGGAGATGCCGTCGCGGCCGAACTTGGTGAGCTCATATTGCGAGGCGGTGAGGCCCAGCACGTAGATCAGCGAGGAGTCCTTGGTCAGGAGGATGACCTCGTTGGTCAGAGGCGGCAGCACGATCCGGAACGCCTGGGGGATCACGATGGACACCATGGCGCGCCACTGGGGCATGCCGAGCGACCGGGCGGCTTCCAGCTGGCCCTTGGGCACCGCCTGCAGGCCGGCACGGAGCGTTTCGGCGATGTAGGCCGCGGCCACCATGCCCAGGGAAATCATCACCACAATGGTCACGTTCCACTGCACGCCGAATGCGAGGGGCACACCGTAACCGAAGGCGATGAACACCAGCAGGGCGGGGATGCCCCGGAAGAACTCGATGTAGCCGGTGGCGAGCCAGCGGTACAGCGGGAAGCTGGAGAGCTTCATGAGTGCCAGCAGCAGGCCGCCGGACAGGCCCACAATGAAGCCGAGGGCCGTGTAGATGAGGGTGTTCTTGAGGCCGGAGAAGAAGATGTCCGGGAACATCGGGCCGATCTTGGCGAAGTTGAAGACGCTGGTGCCGATGGTCTTCCAGTCCGTGGCCAGAACCAGCGCGGCCACAGCCACAACGAAGATTCCGGCCTGGACGTACAGGCTGACTTTGGCTCGTTGACGTGCGGTCATTGCCATGGTGTTCTCACATTCGTTTGCGCAGTGAGGGCCCCGTACAGGCTGATGAACAGGTGCTGAACGGGGCCCCGGCTGCGTAGGTCTCTGGAGCGTGTGCTACTTGGCGGCTTCGCCGAACCAGGTGGTCTCGTACTTCTTCAAGGAGCCGTCGTCGGTCAGGCGCTTGAGCGTGGAGTTGACCTGGTCAGCCATGGCCGTGTTGCCCTTTTTGATGGAGATGCCCAGCTTCTCGCCCGTGGCGTAGTTTTCCACGCGCTTGTACTTGGGGTCGTCCTTGATGGCGTAGGCCAGGACGGACTGGTTGCCGAGGGCGGCGTCGATGGTGCCGGCCTGGAGAGCCTGGACCAGGAGTCCGGAATCTTCGAACTGCTGGGCGTCGATGCCCTTTTCCTGCGCGTACTTGGCGCCGGTGGTGGCCTGCTGCACGCCCACCTTCTTGCCCTTGGCGCTGTCGATGTCCTTGATGCCGGACGCTTCGCTGGCCACGAGGGTGAGGTCGTCGTCCATATACGGGTTGGAGAAGTCCATGACAGCCTTGCGGGTGTCCGTGATGGAGACCGAGGAGATGGAAACGTCGCAGCCGGTGAGGGCGGTGCCGGTTTCGATGGCCTCGAAGGAGCTGTCCACCACGCTGAGCTCGGCCTTCAGGTCCTTGGCGACCTCGGCGGCGATGTCCATGTCGAAGCCGACAATCTTGCCGTCCTTCTGGAACTCGAACGGCTCGTAGGGGACGTCGGAGCAAACGGTCAGCTTGCCGGCGTTGATGAGCTGGACGCCGCCCGCGGAGGACGCAGCGGGGGTGGAGCTGCCGCCGCAGGCCGTGAGGGACAGGGCGCCGACGGCGAGGATTGCGGCTGCCTTGGCGGCCAGCTTTGCCGTGGCGGAGGACATGGGCTGCATAGTTTCTTACCTTTTGTTGCAGGGGTATGCGTGACTAAAACGGCTTATAGTGTATCGCCGAATAAGAGATGTGCATCACAGAAAACTTAGTTTCACTATTGGATAACTAATATCGAGGCTAGCGCAAGACCCCGCGCCGGAGGATTGTCTGAAATCCCGGACTCTCGGCCCGGACCTACCCGTGGCTCTAGCTTTTGATCCCCAGCGACTCCAGCATCGGCCGGAACTTGGCCCAGGTCTCCGCGAGTTCAGCCTCGGGATGCGAGCCCTCCACAATGCCGCACCCGGCGTAGAGCCGCACCGTGTCCGGCGCCTCGACGACGGCGCCGCGCAGCGCGATGCCCCATTCGCCGTTCCCTGCCGCATCCAGCCAGCCCACCGGTCCGGCGTACGGCCCGCGGTCCATGTGTTCCAGCTTGCGGATCAGCGCGCCGGCCACGGTGGTGGGAGTTCCACAGACCGCGGCCGTGGGGTGCAGCGCGTTGATCAACGCAAGGCAGGTGGGCACGTGTCCCTCCACCTCGGTCAGTTCGGCCTTCACGTCCGAGGCCAGGTGCCACACGTTCGGCAGCTCCAGGATGAACGGTTCGCTGTGCGCGTTCATGGCCTCGGAGAACGGCGCCAGCTGGGTGGTGAGCGACTGGATCGCAATCTCATGCTCGTGCCGCTGCTTCTCGGACCCCGCCAGCACACGCTCGGCGAATTCCAGCGGCGAGCCGTCCATCCCCTCGGCATCGCGCCGGTCCAGGGTTCCGGCCAGGACCCGGGCCTGGGCAGTCCGCCCCTCCACCTGGATCAGCATTTCCGGGGTCGACCCCACCAGGCCGTCCACGCCGTAGGTCCAGCATTCGCGGTACCGGACGGCCAGCTGGCGCAGGATTTCCGCGGCATTCACGCCCTCCGGAATCGTCGCCACGATGTCCCGGGCCAGCACCAGCTTCTCCAGCTTGCCGGTCCGGATTTCCTCGACGCCCGCGGCCACCGCGGCCATCCAGTCGTGCTCGCTGAGCGATCCGGTTTCAAGTTTAGGTACGACGTCGGCGCCCGGGTTTGCGGTCACGCCGCCGCCGGGACGGTTGCCCGGTGAAAGCACGACGGCGGTGTCCCGCAGCTCGGTTTCCAGCAGTTCGGCGTCCAAAGAGTCAGGGTCCAGCGGGTCGGCCTTGAGCCAGCGCTCCAGGGCGGCGAGGGCGCCCGCTTCGGTGAGTTCGCCGTCGTCGAACGTTAACTGGGTGAGCCAAGCGCGGCCGTCCCTGACCCCCACAACGATCTCGGGAACGATCAGCCGTGAACGGTGCGTGGACACCTTGGAGAACGCGAACGAGCCGAAGGCCACCGGGCCGGTGCCAGGGCACTCCACCGAGTCGGTGACGTCCGCCTCAAGTACCAGGTGCCGCCACCAGATGTCGGCCTCGAGGAAACGCTCGGGCCCGGTGGCGGTGAAGCGGGCGATCTCGCCGAAGCCCACCAGCCCGGCCTCGCGGCGGGTCCAGCAGAGGACATCGTCCCGGACCAGAAATGACGGCAGCCCCCCGGAGAATGATTTTCCATCCAGAGGGACTGTCAAGGTGCGGAACGTACTCGTCATGATGAGATAACAGTACTCCCGAGTGTGGCCGGCACCTTGTTGGGGCGAACGCCGCCGCGCAGCTTTCAGCCCACAGCCCAAAGAATCGCCGTGGTTCGTGGGTCCGCCCAACATTTGAGACAATGACAGGGTGAACCGAGCATCCTTGGATAAGCGTCCGGACGAAGTAGCCACGATGTTTGACGACGTCGCCCCCAAATACGACGTCGTGAATGATGTCCTGTCCATGGGACAGACGCGCCGCTGGCGTCGGGTAGTCGTCGAAGCAATGGACGTGAAGGCCGGCCAGCGCGTGCTGGACCTCGCCGCAGGAACGGGCACCTCCAGCGAGCCCTACGCGGACGCGGGGATCGACGTCGTCGCCTGCGATTTCTCCCTGGGAATGCTCAAAGTGGGCAAGCGCCGCCGCCCGGATATCAACTTCATCGCCGGCGACGCCACGCGCCTGCCGTTCGCGGACAACAGCTTCGACGCCACCACCATCTCCTTCGGGCTCCGCAACGTCAATGAGCCCAAGAAGGCCCTGGCCGAGATGCTGCGCGTCACCAAGCCCGGCGGCAAGCTGGTGATTGCCGAGTTCTCCCAGCCCGTCGTGCCGCTGTGGCGCACCATGTACACCGAATACCTCATGCGCGCCCTGCCGGCCATCGCCGTGAAGGTCTCGTCCAACCCGGACGCCTACGTCTACCTCGCCGAGTCCATCCGCGCCTGGCCGGACCAGGACCA
Protein-coding regions in this window:
- a CDS encoding demethylmenaquinone methyltransferase gives rise to the protein MNRASLDKRPDEVATMFDDVAPKYDVVNDVLSMGQTRRWRRVVVEAMDVKAGQRVLDLAAGTGTSSEPYADAGIDVVACDFSLGMLKVGKRRRPDINFIAGDATRLPFADNSFDATTISFGLRNVNEPKKALAEMLRVTKPGGKLVIAEFSQPVVPLWRTMYTEYLMRALPAIAVKVSSNPDAYVYLAESIRAWPDQDHLAGWLQESGWEKVTYRNLSGGIVAVHRAHKPLSGSAAAIANHTGPVAKLRRNITRPAS
- a CDS encoding LacI family DNA-binding transcriptional regulator, with product MNRKATALDVAKLAGVSRSAVSLVLNGRGDGNVALESQQRIREAAAALNYTPNAIALSLRNQQSRVIGIVSDEVVTSPFDGNIIAGADAVARSQGFVTVVMDTESDETRDEGAVATLLDRQVDGLMYVTVGLRPLHVPLNMLQVPSILANCFDDRPEAGVPAVIPDEVRGGREAAEHVMSLGHRDIAFLAGDSLTPAAPRRIEGYREAFAGADMLVNEDRVLQVGWDIDAGFHGAMKLLDGVEPAVRPTAILCANDRLAIGVVLACYRLGLSIPQDVSVMGYDDEFRIARNMVPALSTMALPLREMGAAAMTALLAEVGSAPNGKHDDGGRATAASSRTAVGTGAAPSALTMVPCRLVVRDSTGPVPAGR
- a CDS encoding amino acid ABC transporter ATP-binding protein encodes the protein MNDVVHSSGSAGTSGSVHAAGVSLKDLRKSYGSNEVLKGISLDVAPGEVVCLIGPSGSGKSTLLRCVNLLEQPNEGTIHVGGFEATDPDVDIDKMRRKVGMVFQQFNLFPHLNARQNCTIAQTKVLKRGQAEADKVAQANLDRVGLGHLADRFPDQLSGGQQQRVAIARALSMDPELMLFDEPTSALDPETVGDVLSVMRNLAKEGMTMLVVTHEMGFAREVADRVVFMDGGVVVEEGIAEQVISAPTQSRTKEFLKRVLDPTHIDISG
- a CDS encoding glycoside hydrolase family 32 protein — translated: MPSPDLAAVRFDDVAAHHPDPAFPRFHPRPAQGWINDPNGISYINGRYHVFFQYNPDSARHHKIAWGHVSSADLVRWEEHPVALRPQHGGPDEYGCWTGVVTDDGGVPTAAYSGVRGDGGHSQVVIARGSEDLVHWEQTGHVAASMPNDGQVTAVRDPFIFRFNGKRYAMQGAGLANGHAALLLYTVEDMSDWKYQGIWLTSENPVASEFTPAEIWECPQLVRVPEAPAAGGSAGDSSGDSGTWLMMFSLWLSGDAHEHANGVGHLIGSLTEDPETGLPVFTPRGGGRSDHGRDFYAPQVVALEDRALLWGWANEGPGRDGRRGRSQDEIDAVGWAGVLTYPRELSVVDGALVVRPAHEIDAYRGMPVASRAGGTVQLPPFAEALVTAGGATDAGGGTGAGSGDTAVELLLVGDGSRQTVFSGTVKPGEELRVFVDASLVEVYRSGSVATTLRAYPAAGEEWQLLLPAGATADVWELSQPS
- a CDS encoding amino acid ABC transporter permease, producing the protein MAMTARQRAKVSLYVQAGIFVVAVAALVLATDWKTIGTSVFNFAKIGPMFPDIFFSGLKNTLIYTALGFIVGLSGGLLLALMKLSSFPLYRWLATGYIEFFRGIPALLVFIAFGYGVPLAFGVQWNVTIVVMISLGMVAAAYIAETLRAGLQAVPKGQLEAARSLGMPQWRAMVSIVIPQAFRIVLPPLTNEVILLTKDSSLIYVLGLTASQYELTKFGRDGISSLGAGLTPLLVAGAFYLVITIPLSLLARKFESRSARTKR
- a CDS encoding ABC transporter substrate-binding protein, translating into MQPMSSATAKLAAKAAAILAVGALSLTACGGSSTPAASSAGGVQLINAGKLTVCSDVPYEPFEFQKDGKIVGFDMDIAAEVAKDLKAELSVVDSSFEAIETGTALTGCDVSISSVSITDTRKAVMDFSNPYMDDDLTLVASEASGIKDIDSAKGKKVGVQQATTGAKYAQEKGIDAQQFEDSGLLVQALQAGTIDAALGNQSVLAYAIKDDPKYKRVENYATGEKLGISIKKGNTAMADQVNSTLKRLTDDGSLKKYETTWFGEAAK
- a CDS encoding isochorismate synthase MenF: MTSTFRTLTVPLDGKSFSGGLPSFLVRDDVLCWTRREAGLVGFGEIARFTATGPERFLEADIWWRHLVLEADVTDSVECPGTGPVAFGSFAFSKVSTHRSRLIVPEIVVGVRDGRAWLTQLTFDDGELTEAGALAALERWLKADPLDPDSLDAELLETELRDTAVVLSPGNRPGGGVTANPGADVVPKLETGSLSEHDWMAAVAAGVEEIRTGKLEKLVLARDIVATIPEGVNAAEILRQLAVRYRECWTYGVDGLVGSTPEMLIQVEGRTAQARVLAGTLDRRDAEGMDGSPLEFAERVLAGSEKQRHEHEIAIQSLTTQLAPFSEAMNAHSEPFILELPNVWHLASDVKAELTEVEGHVPTCLALINALHPTAAVCGTPTTVAGALIRKLEHMDRGPYAGPVGWLDAAGNGEWGIALRGAVVEAPDTVRLYAGCGIVEGSHPEAELAETWAKFRPMLESLGIKS
- the menD gene encoding 2-succinyl-5-enolpyruvyl-6-hydroxy-3-cyclohexene-1-carboxylic-acid synthase; amino-acid sequence: MTSENPLDPNNAYAAADDAPLSEGDPTGALADSGSDTLTAIEAARVAVKTLLDGGVRYVVVSPGSRSAPMAYALAEADAAGRLELLVRIDERSAGFTALGLALSTGAPVAVLTTSGTAVGNLMPAVMEANHAAVPLMVLSADRPDELRGTGANQTTDQLDLFGEHVRFAVDVPAGTDPQRAVETALSAATGVFEDTPPGPVQLNLAFRDPLVPAAGDHLPEAAGPGIWQIGRGPEPLTLTPAPATLAERRTVVLAGHDAGPVAEAFARAHGLPLLAEPSSNARFGPNAVGPYRLLLEHFGPDSAQPIERVVLFGRPTLSRPVAQLLARADVPSALYQPLPVAWYEPGRRTELPLDNLSDLADFSGRGPSEWLDAWLLAGAAAQHALDQVLSEVPAATGPTVGALVWQHARGQLMLGSSNGIRDVDLAGQPTPEPQATVFANRGLAGIDGTISTATGIAWGGRQETTLLLGDVTFLHDAGGLLLGFAENDPLLRIVVLNDAGGAIFNLLEHGAVQESGTYGNAVERLFGTPHKVDISSLAAAYGVEHCAVSTTAELAKALAAPPQGRSIIEVRTDRAGLRELHGRIKEAVAEAARGVLAG